A window of the Verminephrobacter eiseniae EF01-2 genome harbors these coding sequences:
- a CDS encoding NAD-dependent succinate-semialdehyde dehydrogenase, whose amino-acid sequence MTLEHPILFKSLCHVDGRWVHGGATIAVQNPADQSVIGHVPMLDATQIEAAVDAAERAFGAWRWVPQEQRSALLLRWHALILRHQHDLAHILALEQGKPLAEARSEIVYAASFVEWFANEARRLTGRTIPTHIDGAQLGTVLEPVGVAALITPWNFPVAMITRKAAAAIAVGCTTVVKPAQETPFSAFALAQLAKEAGFPAGVFNVVLGEPQMTMETLVRDTRVRAVSFTGSTRVGGLVARAVAASGIKKLALELGGNAPFIVTEDADLDAAVGIALGAKFQTSGQDCCAANRILVAAPLYERFVAQYSQAVGRLKVGSAFAAQVEVGPLIHQAAFDATVARVEDARAKGARITVGGRPHALGGWFFEPTVVADARPGMRIYDEENFAPIAAISSFATIDEVVALANDTEYGLAAYVCAQRIDTIFQLVRRLDFAMVSVNGVKFTGAAIPFGGMKASGLGREGGAEGFAPFVETKYFCLGNLGLPLTNVATC is encoded by the coding sequence ATGACCCTGGAGCACCCCATACTTTTCAAATCGCTGTGCCATGTCGATGGCCGCTGGGTTCACGGCGGCGCCACCATCGCGGTGCAAAATCCGGCCGATCAAAGCGTGATCGGCCATGTGCCCATGCTCGATGCCACGCAGATCGAAGCCGCCGTCGATGCCGCCGAGCGCGCATTTGGCGCCTGGCGCTGGGTGCCGCAGGAACAGCGCAGCGCGCTGCTCTTGCGCTGGCATGCGCTGATCCTGCGCCATCAGCACGACCTGGCGCACATCCTCGCGCTGGAACAGGGCAAGCCGCTGGCCGAAGCGCGCAGCGAGATCGTGTATGCAGCCAGCTTCGTCGAATGGTTTGCCAACGAGGCCAGGCGGCTCACGGGACGCACCATCCCGACCCATATCGATGGCGCGCAACTCGGCACGGTGCTGGAACCCGTCGGCGTGGCCGCGCTCATCACGCCATGGAATTTCCCGGTGGCGATGATCACGCGCAAGGCCGCCGCCGCCATCGCCGTGGGCTGCACGACCGTCGTCAAGCCGGCGCAGGAGACGCCATTTTCCGCATTCGCGCTGGCACAGCTTGCAAAGGAAGCCGGCTTTCCCGCAGGCGTGTTCAACGTGGTGCTCGGCGAGCCGCAGATGACGATGGAGACACTGGTGCGCGACACCCGGGTGCGCGCCGTGAGCTTCACCGGTTCGACCCGGGTCGGCGGACTCGTTGCACGCGCGGTGGCGGCGTCGGGCATCAAGAAGCTGGCGCTCGAACTCGGCGGCAATGCGCCGTTCATCGTGACCGAAGATGCCGACCTCGATGCTGCCGTGGGCATTGCGCTGGGCGCCAAATTCCAGACATCGGGGCAGGACTGCTGCGCAGCCAATCGCATCCTGGTTGCCGCGCCGCTGTATGAGCGCTTCGTTGCGCAATACAGCCAGGCAGTGGGGCGACTGAAGGTCGGCAGCGCGTTTGCCGCGCAGGTCGAGGTCGGGCCACTCATCCACCAGGCGGCCTTCGATGCGACGGTCGCCCGCGTGGAAGACGCCCGGGCCAAGGGGGCGCGCATCACCGTCGGCGGCAGGCCGCACGCGCTCGGCGGATGGTTTTTCGAACCGACGGTGGTGGCAGATGCCAGGCCGGGCATGCGCATTTACGACGAAGAGAATTTCGCGCCCATCGCGGCCATTTCCTCATTTGCAACCATCGATGAAGTCGTGGCGCTGGCCAACGACACCGAATACGGTCTCGCAGCCTATGTCTGCGCACAGCGCATCGACACGATCTTCCAACTCGTCAGAAGGCTGGACTTCGCCATGGTGTCGGTCAACGGCGTCAAATTCACCGGCGCGGCCATTCCATTCGGCGGCATGAAGGCATCCGGCCTGGGCCGCGAAGGTGGCGCGGAGGGCTTCGCGCCTTTTGTCGAAACCAAATATTTTTGCCTCGGCAATCTGGGGCTGCCACTGAC